The Chloroflexia bacterium SDU3-3 genomic sequence CTATGTGCTCAATAGCAATCCTGCGCTCACAGCCCCGATCAATGCGGTTCAGGCCATTGGCACGTTGGGACGGCTTGCCATTGATGAAGATGCCCGTGCCGCTGCGTGGAAGAACGATCAGGCCACATGGAGCAAGGTCAGCAATGTTTCGGCGTGGCCGAGTGCGGTGGGCGGATGGATTACTCAACCTTTCGTTGACTTTGGCCAAGGATTCATGCAAAATGACATGTATCGCCTGGGCAAAGGGGCACGAGGGGTTGGAGAAGATATCGTTGCGGCAGCAAGTATAGTTAGCGTAGCTCAAACTGCTCGAAACCTGTGGAATTTGAAAAATATAGGAATGGCTAGAACTATTGGAGGTCAGGTTCCGAAAGATTGCATGAATGCAGCTGATTATGTTATGGGTGTAGATCGTAAAACTATTTTTAAAGGTCCTTTCAAGAGATTGGGCTCATATAATCCCATTTTCGACCAACTAGGGTTAAGTAGACCTGGACATGTTGCTGTACAAAACGCTAATGGGACAATTACTGATATATCGATCTTAGAAAATATCCGCGCTTACTCACCTGGTGGAAAACTACCATCAGATCTAGAAAAATATTCTTATTACGATACATTTACACCTTCAGAGTATAATAAACTTCTTAATAGGTTTATAGAAGCTTGGAAGTCTTCACCTGAAGCGAATGTAAGGCAAGTAGGACCTAAAGATGATCCATTTTTTGGTACGGGCGAAGCACCAATTGGTGGATTGGATGAATTTCTACGCTCTATTGGATGGAAAGAATAATCTATAAAACAAGGAGATAAGGTTTATGCCATTTGTTAACTTAGAATTAAAAAAATTAACCTATAGGGTTGTTATTTACGGAATAGGGTTAAGTGGAAAGACCACTACTGTTGCTAGATTGAACTCATTACTAGCTAATGATGAGCTTATAAGTGTTGCAAGTGAAAATGACCGCGCTCTATTATTTACATATAATACAGGTTTGAAATTTAAAAGGTTAGATGTTTATATACAAGTTATAACTATGCCAGGAAGTCACCTAAATAGAGATTATATTTGGACAAAAATGCTAGAAAATTGTGATGGTGTTGTAATTATAATAGACTCACAAAAATCTCGCTTGAAAGAAAATATATTAGCAATAACGGCCTTGAGGAGTTATATCAAAAATGCAGGAGGTAATATAGATAATATACCTGTCATATTGCAGTATAACAAACGAGATTTACCAAATTCACTCACATTAAAAGAGCTTAACCGAAATTTTGGTTTCTTTGGTTGGAAATATATCGAGACTATCGCTACTGAAAAACTAGGCCTATTGGTGGTATTTGAAACTATATTAAAAATGATTATTAAGTAATTTTGAATTATGGCGTAAGCGTTATAATTTGTGATTACGTGACGAATATGAGCTAAAAATCGTAAGTGTGCGCCTCACCACCAGCGCGGTGGGTCATCACCCCCACCGCGTCCCCCCCTAAAACTTCACATAATCCACCGCGTTATCATCCAGGTTTTGCAAGTCGTGCGCATACCGCATCGTCGTGCGCGGGTCCTTGTGGGGTTGAGCCGACATACGTGTAATAATAGGAAATAAACGAAAACGTGTAAGCGTTTTAGGGCTTCCCCATGCAG encodes the following:
- a CDS encoding GTPase domain-containing protein, translating into MPFVNLELKKLTYRVVIYGIGLSGKTTTVARLNSLLANDELISVASENDRALLFTYNTGLKFKRLDVYIQVITMPGSHLNRDYIWTKMLENCDGVVIIIDSQKSRLKENILAITALRSYIKNAGGNIDNIPVILQYNKRDLPNSLTLKELNRNFGFFGWKYIETIATEKLGLLVVFETILKMIIK